The region TCCCCGCCGGGAGATATCATCGGTGCGTGGTTGCGGTGGTCTGGATCAGGGAACTCGATTACTTGCGGGGTTTTTCCGCCCTCGCCGTGATCGCCGTCCACGTCTCCATGAGCGCTACGCGGACCCCTGCTGCAGACCTGCTCTGCCTCTTAAACGTCTTCGTCTACATCATCGCCCACTTCGCCGTGCCCGTCTTCATCTTCATATCCGGGTGGGTGCTCGCACTCCGGTATGCTGGTGCGTACTCGGTCCCGGCCTACTACCGGCGCCGGGCACGGACAATCCTCCCCCCGTACCTCTTCTTCACCGGCTTCTTCCTCCTCGTCTCGGTGGAGGGAGCGGTACATCTCGCAGGCGTGCCCGACCCGGGTACGGCGGCGGGCGCCCTCCTCATGGGGACCGCCGCCTACCACCTCTGGTTCTTCGTGCTGATCATCCAACTCTACCTCCTCTACCCGCTGATCGTCGGGGGTTACGACGCCTTCGACCGGGCCGGGGCGGCGCTCTATCTCCTCCTCGCCCTCCTCTTCGGCCAGGTCCTCTGGAACGTGGGCGCTCATGTTTTCGGGGCATTTGCGGGCGCAGAGTGGTATCCAGTGCTGATCCGCCTCTTCCCGTCGCACCTCTTCTACTTCGTGCTCGGCATCCACGCCGCCCGGCATACCGACCGGCTCCGGTCGGCACTCCGGTCCTTCTCCCCGGCATGGGTCCTCGCCGCGGCCGTTTCGGGCGCCCTGCTCCTCGGAGGCATATGGGTCGCGGCCGTGCTCCGCTACGGGAGTTTCTCCGGCGCAACCCTCGCCGTCTTCTGCGTCTACCGTATCCTCGAGCCGCTCTACTACGTCCCCGTCATCGCCGTGCTCATCCTCGCCGCGGGACGGCTGGAGGCGGCCGGCGGGCGTCTGAGCGGTGCAGCCCGGTCGTTCGGCGAGCACTCGTTCGGGATATACCTTATTCACCCCCTTATCATCGCCGCCTGTGCGGCTGTCTGGGCCTCTCTCACCGGGCTTTCGTGGGCGGACTGGGCGACCTACCCGGTGCTCTTCGCGGCGACGGCGGCGTTGAGTTACGGTATCGTCCGGGTTGCCGCCCCCCTCCCATGCACCGGGCGCCTGTTGGGTTCGAGGCGTTCCGGCGGCACATGACCCTCGTCTCTCTCAAGTTTACCTACCGGAGAAAAAGGTTACGTTTTTATTGGTGAACGACAGGCCCCGGTTTTTGCAACCGACCCCTCCGGCAGTCAGTGAGCCGGGATATTCGGTCGGTTCCGCCCCCTTCTAGTCGGGAGTTCTCGCGCCCCTATATCTCCTAAGATCTCCGATATCTCAGTAGAATAAGCAAAATCCGGTATTATCGGTTCGCAGTTTGATTGCGCTTCCTAAGCATCATCCGTTGTCCATCAGAACTACCCTCGTGCCCTTGCTTGTCTCCAATCAATAGAAAATTATATATACTATTGTAGGTATCTCTAGGTCACGGTAGTTGCCGAGGCCAGCCGGGTGGGGAGAGAGAACAGGATGCCGATGGGCGCCCGGCCGGCCGATGAGGCGAGACTTCGCCCCGGTAACCGGGGAAGAACAAGGTCCTGCTACCGTGCCAGGTGGCCCGTCCCGCAAACCACCGCCTGGAAGCCACATCTAATGGAGGAATTGTAGAATGAAAATCCGAGTACCGCTAGGTATCATTACCGCGGTTATGATGGTACTGGCAGTCATGGTTCTGCCGGTTTCCGCGGCGACAACGCCGCAGAACGTTGAGACTTCGGCTATGATCGCAACGGGGGGAGGTAGCATTCCCATTGTGCTCTGCAAATGGGAAGCTGATACCACCGACTCCTGGGAAGATGGTGATCCGACACACGCCATCCCGGGAAGCCAGTTCCTGCCCCCTGCAATATATGAAGCCCAGAAGCCTATTCAATATTTCGCTGTCGTCTGGGATGACGAGGACAACGGCAATGTGAACGTGGTCGCCTGGGACGTCTTCCACCCGAACGACACCTGGATCCCTGAAGAGATCAGGGGCACGTTCAAGTACCAGGTGATGGGCACGAAGATCACCGACAAGGCTCAGGCCGTGGCACTCTTCCAGAGGGCGACGAACGCCGGCCTGCTGACGATTGAAGACGGGTTCGACGCGAACACCATCCTCACCGAGTACCTCGAGAAGGGCACCGCCGCTCTCTGGGTCGGCACCGCTGACCTTGATTACCAGCAGCCCGCCGGCAACTACCGGGTCGAGGCGAACGCCATCGACTTCAACAACAACTGGGCCGTGCCGCTGGTGAACACCTTCCTGTATGTGCCCGTCGCTGCCTTTGAGTTGGACTTCAACGCGGTCAACTACGGGTCCGTGAACGTCAACACGCACAAGTGGGTTGCAGGCAACACCATCTTCATCCAGGATGACAACCGGCCGACCATCCGGAACATCGGCAACACCCACCTCCAGGTCACCGTCGCGCAGGACGACATGGGCCTTGGGGAGAGCCTGAGCGGCTGGAACGTCCAGTGGGACGCCCGGCTGGGCAACGATGACGCCTACACGGAGGTCTACGAGCCCTACGAGCAAGTTACCCTGCCGAACCCGCTCGAACTCTGCGACACCGATGAGCTCGACTTCTCCATCCAGGTCTTCAAGGGAACCACCGGCGAGAAGACCGGCACGATGACCCTCGGGGCCATTGTCTACCCCGAGAACACGGTTGCGGTGTAAATTCGCGTGCGGCAATAGGCTGTGACCATTCGACTGGTTTTGTGCCGTATCCCGGCACAAAACCGGTTTTATGATTGCCGGCACGTAGCCAACAACTGCACAGAAAACGAGGAGAGACGATGAATCAGATAGCAAGGGTGACGATGGTCGTCGCCGTCGTCTTGGCGGCGGCGATCGTCTGTCAGCCCGTGAGTGCTGCAGGCATAGCCGTCGGACCTTCCAGCCAGGCTGTTGAGAACATGCTGCGGGGAGGGTCCTTTGAGCGGTCGTTGACGATCTTTAATCCGTCTGAGATGGGCTTTGATGTGGTCCTGAAGACCGAAGGGTCCGCGAAGGACTGGGTCAAGTTCTCTTCCATCGATCGCAACGAAGAGCTCCAGAAGGTCTACGTCCCGAAGAAGGGCCAGACCCCTGTCTTGATGAAGGTGACGGTCCCCGAAGATGCCGCGAACGGCCGTTACACGACGAAGATCGTCGTTGAGACGATTCCGGGCGAAGAGGTCCCCGGCTCGGTGGGGATGGTCCTCCAGGCGACATCCGCTCTGGAGATCACGGTCACCGATGTCGAGCGCGTCTCCGGTGAGGTCACGAGCGTCGTGGTGAGGGATACCGAGGTGGACATCCCGCTGGGCGTCGAGGTCGGTTTCAAGAACACGGGGAACGTTGTCGTGACCCCTGAGATCACCGCCGTCATATCCCGGGACGGGTCGGTCGTCGCGACCGTCTCCAAGGCCGAGACGCCGGTGCGGCCCGGCGCTACGGAGCCGATCGTGGTGCACTGGCCCAACGAGGGATTCGCGGCCGGGACCTACCAGGCGAACGTTACGGTCTCGCTCCGCGGCGAGGTGCTCGCCGACGAGGGTCGAACCTTTGCGATCCTGCCGTTAGGGTCCCTTACCCGGCAGGGCGAATTGACCGATCTCGGCTACGACGGGGCGCTCACCGTCGGCAAACCGATCAAGATCACCGGCGTCTTCAAGAATTCGGGGTCGATCGCGACGAGGGCCAAACTCTCGGGCGAGGTCTACCGGGGCGGCAACCTGATCGACGTGGTATCGGGCGATGAGATGACCATTCTGGTCTTCTCCGAGAATCCCCTGACCGCGTACTACACCCCGAAGGAGCCGGGGGAGTACACGATGAAGACCTGTGCCGTCTTCGAGGGCAAGACGACCGATGCAAAGGACGTGGTCTTTACCGTCCAGCCGGATTCGTCGGGCCTGAATCTGCCGCTCTCCCCGGTCCCGGTTGCTGCAGCGCTCGCATTCATCTGTCTCTTCGTAACGGGAAGACGATGCCGCGAAAAACGGTGACCGGTTTCTGCCCGTGCGTCCTGCACGGATAGGGTCACCTGATGAAGAGAGGCAGTAGATGATGAAGATTATGGACAGGATCGCGATCTTCTTCGTGATCCTCCTTGTTTCGGCCTCCGCCGTGCCGGCGTTCGCGGGTTCGCTCGGGGACGCACCCGATGCTCCTTCCATAGAGGGCGCCTTGGGAGCGGAGGCCGGTGCCGGAGCGGCCGACAACGATAGCCGGCTCCCGGACGAGCCTCTTCTGGAACCGGTTAGCCCCGGCGAGGATTCAGGCGGGCTCGGTGAAGATACGCCGGCCCCGGACGGTCCGCCCGACGGCGATGCGGTTGCTACGCCTTCTCCGGAGGTTGAGGACGCCCCCGCCGAAACGACCGGCCCGAGCGGGATGACGGCCGCGGCCACGGCTACGCCTACTCCGGGATTCAACGAGTCCGAAGGGGACGGCGTGCCGGAGGGTCCGGGCGTGGGCCTGCCTGGGGTTGAGAACGCTACAACGACGCCGCAACCGGTGGAGACGCCTGTCCCGACCGTGGATGAGCCTGAGGTCACCCCTGAACCCACGGCTTCTCCTGAAGAGACCCCCACGCCTGTCGATCCGACCCCTAAAGCAACCAACGAGTCGAGTTCAGGCGATGTACCACCTGTTAACGCCACGACTCCGGCCCCGACGAGTTCTCCGAATCCAACTCCGTCGACAGGCTCGGATGTGGTGAAGAACGAATCCGAATCTTCGGGTTCGTCGCCCGAGAACGAGACGGCCGGGGAGACCCCGTCCCGTGCGGCCGTGCTCTGCATCTGGGAGCAGCTCGATCCCGCCGGCGGCTCGCTCGACGATGACCCGGTTCAGCCGGGAAGCCAGTTCCTGCCGCCCTGCGCCTACGGCGCAACAAAGACCGTTGAGATCCGTGCGGTCGTCACCGGCGGCGGCGCGACGCCGCACTCCATCGTGGCCGACGTGACGTCGCCCGACGGTTCGGCCTTCTCTCGGGTCAACCTGACCCGGCAGGGTTCCGCGACCGACACGCTCGAGGCGGCCTCCATAGCCGGGCTGGTCGTCTACGCTCACGGGTCGAGCCTCAACGAGGCGGTGCGTGCCCTGGAGGAGTCCCGTGCGGCGGTCTACGTGGGTGAACTCGAACTTCCGTTCAGCCAGATGCCCGGTGACTATCGGGTCTCGGTGCAGGTCCTGCCCGAAGGTATGGACCCGGCCGATCAGCCGCTTGCCGGTATCTTTACGTACCTGCCGACGGCGTCGTTCGAGATCGATTTTGTGACGGTGGACTACGGCACCGTCGAACCGGGGAACGACGCATGGGTCGAGGGTGACGCCGACTTCGGGACAGCACAGAGACCGACGGTGCGCAACACCGGCAACGTGCCGATCCGCATCGCGGTCAGCCAGGATGACATGGGGCTTGATGTCTCTATCGCATACACGGCAAAACTCGGCAACAACGGCACTCCGGTCACCTTCGGGCCGATGGAAGAGGTAACGCTCCCCGGCGTCCTGCCGGTGAACGAAGCGGCGCCGCTCTCGCTCGCCCTCAAGATATCGG is a window of Methanoculleus sp. 7T DNA encoding:
- a CDS encoding acyltransferase, with protein sequence MVAVVWIRELDYLRGFSALAVIAVHVSMSATRTPAADLLCLLNVFVYIIAHFAVPVFIFISGWVLALRYAGAYSVPAYYRRRARTILPPYLFFTGFFLLVSVEGAVHLAGVPDPGTAAGALLMGTAAYHLWFFVLIIQLYLLYPLIVGGYDAFDRAGAALYLLLALLFGQVLWNVGAHVFGAFAGAEWYPVLIRLFPSHLFYFVLGIHAARHTDRLRSALRSFSPAWVLAAAVSGALLLGGIWVAAVLRYGSFSGATLAVFCVYRILEPLYYVPVIAVLILAAGRLEAAGGRLSGAARSFGEHSFGIYLIHPLIIAACAAVWASLTGLSWADWATYPVLFAATAALSYGIVRVAAPLPCTGRLLGSRRSGGT
- a CDS encoding COG1470 family protein, with the translated sequence MNQIARVTMVVAVVLAAAIVCQPVSAAGIAVGPSSQAVENMLRGGSFERSLTIFNPSEMGFDVVLKTEGSAKDWVKFSSIDRNEELQKVYVPKKGQTPVLMKVTVPEDAANGRYTTKIVVETIPGEEVPGSVGMVLQATSALEITVTDVERVSGEVTSVVVRDTEVDIPLGVEVGFKNTGNVVVTPEITAVISRDGSVVATVSKAETPVRPGATEPIVVHWPNEGFAAGTYQANVTVSLRGEVLADEGRTFAILPLGSLTRQGELTDLGYDGALTVGKPIKITGVFKNSGSIATRAKLSGEVYRGGNLIDVVSGDEMTILVFSENPLTAYYTPKEPGEYTMKTCAVFEGKTTDAKDVVFTVQPDSSGLNLPLSPVPVAAALAFICLFVTGRRCREKR